Proteins encoded together in one Deltaproteobacteria bacterium IMCC39524 window:
- a CDS encoding nitroreductase family protein — protein sequence MAIVNNDFHEILTGRHSVRRFDPSVKISRDEMKEMLEETITAPSACNLQAWKFVVVDTDEGRE from the coding sequence ATGGCAATTGTAAATAATGACTTTCACGAAATTCTAACTGGTAGACATTCAGTACGCAGATTTGATCCAAGCGTAAAGATCAGTCGTGATGAAATGAAAGAAATGCTGGAAGAAACAATTACAGCTCCATCTGCATGTAACTTGCAGGCTTGGAAGTTTGTCGTAGTTGATACTGATGAAGGAAGAGAAA